The following proteins come from a genomic window of Denitromonas sp.:
- the fliE gene encoding flagellar hook-basal body complex protein FliE has protein sequence MDSRGIDQVLSELRATAQAAGGKSASAPTETADGVSFNDALQNALADVSAAQQDAQKMAQSFSSGDPNVNLQDVMVNLQKANLSFQQMTQVRNRLVSAYQDIMNMQV, from the coding sequence ATGGACAGTCGCGGCATCGACCAAGTATTGAGCGAACTGCGAGCCACCGCCCAGGCGGCCGGCGGCAAGAGCGCGTCTGCGCCCACCGAAACCGCCGACGGTGTCAGCTTCAACGATGCCCTCCAGAACGCCCTCGCCGACGTCAGCGCCGCCCAGCAGGACGCACAAAAGATGGCCCAGTCCTTCTCTTCGGGCGACCCCAACGTCAACCTGCAGGACGTGATGGTCAACCTGCAAAAGGCCAACCTCAGCTTTCAGCAGATGACCCAGGTGCGCAACCGGCTGGTATCGGCCTACCAGGACATCATGAACATGCAGGTGTAA
- a CDS encoding carboxymuconolactone decarboxylase family protein: protein MEPRLNFFKANPEAMKALSGVEQHIARAGLEKPLMELVRLRASQINGCAYCLDTHSADARKAGEDERRLATVALWRDTPFFSERERAALEWTEALTRIADRPVSDELWARVAPHFSAEDIVDLTVLINAINGWNRLAIAFGKRPA, encoded by the coding sequence ATGGAACCCCGTCTCAACTTCTTCAAAGCCAACCCCGAAGCCATGAAAGCCCTGTCCGGCGTCGAGCAGCACATCGCGCGCGCCGGGCTGGAAAAACCGCTGATGGAACTGGTGCGCCTGCGCGCTTCGCAGATCAACGGCTGCGCCTACTGCCTGGACACCCACAGCGCCGACGCACGCAAGGCCGGCGAGGATGAGCGTCGCCTCGCCACCGTGGCGCTCTGGCGCGACACGCCGTTCTTCTCCGAGCGGGAGCGCGCCGCGCTGGAATGGACCGAGGCGCTCACCCGGATCGCGGACCGCCCGGTGTCCGACGAACTCTGGGCGCGTGTGGCGCCGCATTTCTCGGCCGAAGACATCGTTGACCTCACCGTGCTGATCAACGCCATCAACGGCTGGAACCGCTTGGCCATTGCATTTGGCAAGCGCCCGGCGTGA
- a CDS encoding LysR family transcriptional regulator, which yields MSKPDFNLLLTLDVLLAEGNVARAAERLRLSPSAMSRALARLRETTGDPLLVRASRGLVPTPRALELRETVSQLVQDTEAVLRPAGQPDLKSVERTFTLRTSEGFVENFGPPLIARVSDAAPGIRLSFVPKLDRESSALRDGTVDLETGVIGSGMGPEIRVQALFRDRFVGVVRAGHPLSRGTVTPARYAAGRHIGLSRRGMPHGPIDDALSELGLQRDIATTVGGFSTAVALARASELIASVPERHTGNLREGMHSFPLPFPAPEITVSLFWHPRFHADPVHRWLRSVVLEVCGQPR from the coding sequence ATGTCGAAGCCCGATTTCAACCTGCTGCTCACTCTCGACGTGCTGCTGGCCGAAGGCAACGTGGCGCGCGCCGCAGAGCGCCTGCGACTGAGCCCGTCGGCCATGAGCCGGGCGCTGGCCCGCCTGCGCGAAACCACCGGGGACCCGCTGCTGGTGCGGGCGAGCCGCGGCCTTGTGCCCACGCCACGGGCGCTCGAACTGCGCGAAACGGTGAGCCAGCTGGTACAGGACACGGAAGCGGTGCTGCGCCCGGCAGGACAACCCGATCTGAAATCGGTCGAGCGCACCTTCACGCTGCGCACCAGCGAGGGCTTCGTCGAGAACTTCGGCCCGCCCCTGATCGCCCGCGTGAGCGACGCGGCGCCGGGCATCCGCCTGAGCTTCGTGCCGAAGCTCGACAGGGAAAGCAGCGCCCTGCGCGACGGCACGGTCGATCTGGAAACCGGCGTCATCGGCAGCGGCATGGGGCCGGAGATCCGCGTGCAGGCGCTGTTCCGGGATCGCTTCGTCGGCGTGGTACGCGCAGGGCATCCGCTGAGCCGCGGGACGGTCACCCCCGCGCGATACGCCGCGGGCCGGCATATCGGGCTGTCGCGCCGCGGCATGCCGCATGGCCCGATCGACGACGCCCTGAGTGAGCTGGGCCTGCAGCGCGACATCGCCACCACCGTCGGTGGCTTCTCAACAGCGGTGGCACTGGCCCGGGCGTCGGAGCTGATCGCCAGCGTGCCCGAGCGCCACACCGGCAACCTGCGCGAGGGCATGCACAGCTTCCCCCTGCCCTTCCCCGCGCCCGAAATCACCGTCTCGCTGTTCTGGCACCCCAGGTTTCACGCCGACCCGGTGCACCGCTGGCTGCGCAGCGTGGTCCTCGAGGTGTGCGGGCAGCCGCGCTGA
- a CDS encoding MFS transporter, protein MMDTRHPADAAQTAHRSSQRGAMASLSLAMLLSSLGTSIANVALPTLAQSFDATFQSVQWVVLAYLLAITCTIVGVGRLGDVIGRRRLMLAGIGVFTLASVLCSVAPSLAWLIAARALQGLGAAIMMALTMALVGEAIPKERTGRAMGLLGTLSAVGTALGPTLGGLLIAGGGWQAVFLVNVPLGVVSFLLARRSLPADARPTASGRPPFDTPGVVVLALTLAAYALAMTLGKGRFGPLNGVLLLAAMTGVGLFVRRESRVQAPLIRLAMFRQRVLSAGFVMSALVTTVVMATLVVGPFYLASAFALDAARVGLVMSCGPLVAALSGVPAGRLVDRLGAQRMTLAGLCMMAVGAFVLPVLSSRLAVPGYVGALAIITSGFALFQAANNTAVMTASSADQRGLVSGLLNLSRNLGLITGASFMGAVFAFGAATSDFKTLAPQAAASGLTVTFAVAGGFVVAALLVAIVANAPLRRTPAFGAE, encoded by the coding sequence ATGATGGACACACGTCATCCGGCGGACGCGGCACAGACCGCGCACCGCAGTTCCCAACGCGGGGCGATGGCCAGCCTGTCGCTTGCGATGTTGCTGTCCTCGCTGGGCACCAGCATCGCCAACGTGGCCTTGCCGACCCTGGCGCAATCTTTCGATGCCACGTTCCAGTCGGTCCAGTGGGTGGTGCTGGCCTACCTGCTGGCCATCACCTGCACCATTGTCGGTGTTGGCCGCCTGGGGGATGTCATCGGCCGGCGCCGGCTGATGCTCGCCGGCATCGGCGTGTTCACCCTGGCCTCGGTGCTGTGCAGTGTGGCACCGAGCCTGGCGTGGCTGATCGCCGCGCGGGCCCTCCAGGGGCTGGGGGCGGCCATCATGATGGCGCTCACCATGGCGCTGGTGGGTGAGGCCATTCCCAAGGAGCGCACCGGTCGCGCCATGGGCCTGCTGGGCACCCTGTCGGCCGTGGGCACCGCGCTGGGGCCGACGCTGGGCGGGCTGCTGATTGCCGGCGGCGGCTGGCAGGCCGTCTTCCTGGTCAATGTGCCGCTGGGCGTCGTGAGCTTCCTTCTGGCCCGGCGCAGCCTGCCGGCGGATGCCCGTCCCACCGCGTCCGGTCGCCCGCCGTTCGACACCCCGGGCGTGGTCGTGCTGGCACTGACGCTAGCCGCGTATGCGCTCGCCATGACGCTCGGCAAAGGCCGGTTCGGCCCGCTCAACGGCGTCTTGCTGCTGGCGGCCATGACGGGTGTCGGTCTGTTTGTGCGGCGGGAGTCACGCGTGCAGGCGCCGCTGATCCGCCTGGCCATGTTCCGCCAGCGCGTGCTCAGCGCCGGGTTCGTGATGAGCGCCCTGGTCACCACCGTGGTGATGGCCACGCTGGTTGTCGGCCCCTTCTACCTGGCCAGCGCCTTTGCCCTGGATGCCGCGCGGGTGGGGCTGGTGATGTCGTGCGGGCCGCTGGTCGCGGCATTGTCGGGCGTGCCGGCCGGTCGTCTGGTGGATCGCCTGGGGGCACAGCGCATGACGCTTGCCGGCCTGTGCATGATGGCGGTCGGGGCCTTTGTGCTGCCGGTGTTGTCGTCACGCCTGGCGGTGCCCGGCTATGTGGGCGCGCTGGCGATCATCACGTCCGGGTTCGCGCTGTTCCAGGCGGCCAACAATACGGCGGTGATGACCGCCAGCAGCGCCGACCAGCGCGGCCTCGTCTCCGGCCTGCTGAATCTCTCGCGCAACCTCGGCCTAATTACGGGCGCGTCGTTCATGGGGGCGGTGTTTGCCTTCGGTGCGGCCACGTCCGATTTCAAGACGCTGGCGCCGCAGGCTGCGGCGTCCGGCCTGACGGTGACCTTTGCCGTCGCCGGCGGATTCGTCGTCGCCGCGCTGTTGGTTGCCATCGTTGCCAATGCTCCCTTGCGGCGCACGCCGGCCTTCGGCGCCGAGTAA
- the aceE gene encoding pyruvate dehydrogenase (acetyl-transferring), homodimeric type: MTPISQQPILNPATDSDPDETLDWLDSLAEVIEREGLARSEYLLERLIESGRRAGGRFHTRHTTPYRNTIGVEAQPPYPGDLDMEARITAIHRWNALAMVSRANKAHAELGGHIATYASIADLFEVGFNHFFRGATESHPGDLVYFQAHASPGVYARAFLEGRLSEDRLEHFRREVSGGIGRGLSSYPHPTLLPDFWQFPTGSMGLGLISAIYQARFQRYMENRGIGAPSDRRVWAFVGDGEMDEPESLAGISLAAREQLDNMVLVVNCNLQRLDGPVRGNGNVVQELETLFAGAGWNVIKCLWGSNWDVLFARDREGWILRRMAEAVDGEFQKLSATDGHYNREHFFSRYPELAALVANMSDQDIDQLMRGGHDPAKIHAAYAAAVAHRGQPTVILAQTTKGYGMGASGQGANTSHQTKKLARDDLARFRERFGLPLSDTDLDELRYFHPGPDSEEVRYLQARRAALGGYVPTRRSTARPIPLKQPDIYAPFHADSGDRAISTTMGAVRLLNKLMRDSQLGPRIVPVVADEARTFGMQDMFRQYGIYSPWGQNYTPQDSEQLAFYREDTKGQILEEGITEAGSMASWIAAGTAYSHSDEPMLPFYIFYSMFGFQRVADLIWNAADSQARGFLLGATAGRTTLSGEGLQHEDGQSHIYAATIPTCRAYDPAFGYEVAVIIEDGVRAMMSDGETAFYYITLYNENYPQPAMPVGAEEGIRRGLYLLSESKDKKAPRVQLVGSGSILRQVQAAAARLEADFGVAADVWSATSFAELRKDGLACDRWNLLHPTEAPRTPWVTQQLSSRQGPVVAATDFTRSYPDLVRNWVPGRFTVLGTDGFGRSDTRVALRDFFEVDERYITLAAIQSLVADGSLPRETLDGLIEKLGIDADKPSPLA; this comes from the coding sequence ATGACACCGATTTCGCAACAGCCCATTCTCAATCCGGCCACCGACAGCGATCCGGACGAAACCCTCGACTGGCTCGACAGCCTCGCCGAGGTCATCGAACGCGAGGGTCTGGCGCGCAGCGAATACCTGCTCGAACGGCTGATCGAATCGGGCCGGCGCGCCGGCGGGCGCTTCCACACCCGCCACACCACGCCCTACCGCAACACCATCGGCGTCGAGGCGCAGCCGCCCTACCCCGGCGACCTCGACATGGAGGCGCGCATCACCGCCATCCATCGCTGGAACGCGCTGGCCATGGTGTCGCGCGCCAACAAGGCACATGCCGAACTGGGCGGACACATTGCCACCTACGCCTCGATCGCCGACCTGTTCGAAGTGGGCTTCAACCACTTCTTCCGCGGCGCCACCGAGTCGCATCCGGGTGACCTGGTGTATTTCCAGGCCCATGCCTCGCCCGGCGTGTATGCGCGCGCCTTTCTTGAAGGCCGGCTGTCGGAGGACCGTCTCGAGCACTTCCGCCGCGAGGTGTCGGGCGGCATCGGTCGGGGCCTGTCGTCCTACCCGCACCCGACGCTGCTGCCCGACTTCTGGCAGTTCCCCACCGGTTCGATGGGCCTGGGGCTGATCAGCGCCATCTACCAGGCGCGCTTCCAGCGCTACATGGAGAACCGCGGCATCGGCGCGCCCAGCGACCGCCGGGTGTGGGCCTTTGTCGGCGACGGCGAAATGGACGAGCCCGAATCGCTGGCCGGCATCTCGCTCGCCGCGCGCGAGCAGCTCGACAACATGGTGCTGGTGGTCAACTGCAACCTGCAGCGCCTCGACGGCCCGGTGCGTGGTAACGGCAACGTGGTGCAGGAGCTGGAGACGCTCTTCGCCGGCGCTGGCTGGAACGTCATCAAGTGTCTGTGGGGCAGCAACTGGGACGTGCTCTTCGCGCGTGACCGCGAAGGCTGGATCCTGCGCCGCATGGCCGAAGCGGTCGACGGCGAGTTCCAGAAGCTGTCGGCCACCGACGGGCACTACAACCGCGAGCACTTCTTCTCACGCTACCCCGAGCTGGCGGCGCTGGTGGCCAATATGTCGGACCAGGACATCGACCAGCTCATGCGCGGCGGCCATGATCCGGCCAAGATCCATGCCGCCTATGCCGCCGCCGTGGCGCATCGCGGCCAGCCGACGGTGATTCTCGCCCAGACGACCAAGGGCTACGGCATGGGCGCCTCCGGCCAGGGTGCCAACACCTCGCACCAGACCAAGAAGCTGGCGCGCGACGACCTGGCACGCTTCCGCGAGCGTTTCGGCCTGCCGCTGTCGGACACCGACCTCGACGAGTTGCGCTACTTCCACCCCGGCCCCGACAGCGAGGAAGTGCGCTACCTGCAGGCGCGCCGCGCCGCGCTCGGCGGCTATGTGCCCACCCGGCGCAGCACGGCACGCCCGATTCCGCTCAAGCAGCCGGACATCTACGCCCCCTTCCATGCCGATTCGGGCGACCGCGCCATCTCCACCACCATGGGCGCCGTGCGCCTGCTCAACAAGCTGATGCGCGACAGCCAGCTCGGCCCGCGCATCGTGCCGGTGGTGGCCGACGAAGCGCGCACCTTCGGCATGCAGGACATGTTCCGCCAGTACGGCATCTACTCGCCCTGGGGGCAGAACTACACCCCGCAGGACAGCGAACAGCTGGCCTTCTACCGCGAGGACACCAAGGGCCAGATCCTGGAAGAAGGCATCACCGAAGCCGGCTCGATGGCCTCGTGGATCGCCGCCGGCACCGCCTACTCGCACAGCGACGAGCCGATGCTGCCCTTCTACATCTTCTACTCGATGTTCGGCTTCCAGCGTGTCGCCGACCTCATCTGGAACGCCGCCGACAGCCAGGCGCGCGGCTTCCTGCTCGGCGCCACCGCCGGGCGCACCACGCTGTCGGGCGAAGGCCTGCAGCACGAGGACGGCCAGAGCCACATCTACGCCGCCACCATCCCCACCTGCCGCGCCTACGACCCGGCCTTCGGCTACGAAGTGGCGGTGATCATCGAGGACGGCGTGCGCGCCATGATGAGCGACGGCGAAACCGCCTTCTACTACATCACGCTGTACAACGAGAACTACCCGCAGCCGGCCATGCCGGTGGGCGCCGAAGAAGGTATCCGCCGCGGCCTCTACCTGCTCAGCGAGAGCAAGGACAAGAAAGCGCCACGCGTGCAGCTGGTGGGCAGCGGCAGCATCCTGCGCCAAGTGCAGGCCGCCGCCGCGCGCCTGGAGGCCGATTTCGGCGTGGCCGCCGATGTGTGGAGCGCCACCAGCTTTGCCGAGCTGCGCAAGGACGGCCTGGCCTGCGACCGCTGGAACCTGCTGCACCCGACCGAGGCCCCGCGCACCCCGTGGGTGACGCAGCAACTGTCGAGCCGCCAGGGCCCGGTCGTGGCCGCCACCGACTTCACCCGCAGCTACCCCGACCTGGTGCGCAACTGGGTGCCCGGCCGCTTCACCGTGCTCGGCACCGACGGCTTCGGCCGCTCGGACACCCGCGTCGCGCTGCGCGATTTCTTCGAAGTGGATGAACGCTACATCACCCTCGCGGCCATCCAGAGCCTGGTGGCCGACGGCAGCCTGCCGCGCGAGACGCTCGACGGTCTGATCGAAAAACTGGGCATCGACGCCGACAAGCCGAGCCCGCTGGCCTGA
- a CDS encoding sigma-54 dependent transcriptional regulator encodes MSDPLKLLLVEDDAALRDAVTLILELEGHAVTAVDGGPAALEALGKGVFNLVISDLKMEPMDGLTLLGEIRARLPQLPVMLMTAFGDVEKAVAAMQGGACDFLLKPFEPEVLHAHVRRYAAVPANDSGTIAEDPRTRELLALATRVAETDATVMLSGESGTGKEVFARYIHNHSPRKAKPFVAINCAAIPDNLLEATLFGHEKGAFTGAHSAQAGKFEQADGGTLLLDEISEMPLSLQAKLLRVLQEREVERVGGKKPIPLDLRVLATSNRDMAAEVAAGRFREDLYYRLNVFPLAIPALRERPGDILPMARYFLARQGERIGAQAVIDDGAAELMRAHPWPGNARELDNAMQRAMILATGGVIRAETLRLCLGSAAPRPAASPAAEPANIAAPAPLSTPAGSANMKDLEREHILGTLKAVGGSRKKAVEKLGISERTLRYKLQQYREEGYAVD; translated from the coding sequence ATGAGTGATCCCCTCAAGCTCCTGCTGGTCGAAGACGACGCCGCCCTGCGCGATGCCGTCACGCTGATCCTCGAACTCGAAGGCCATGCCGTCACGGCCGTCGATGGCGGCCCGGCCGCGCTCGAGGCACTGGGCAAGGGCGTGTTCAACCTGGTCATCAGCGACCTGAAGATGGAACCCATGGACGGCCTCACGCTGCTCGGCGAGATCCGCGCCCGCCTGCCGCAACTGCCGGTGATGCTGATGACCGCCTTCGGTGATGTCGAAAAGGCCGTGGCCGCCATGCAGGGCGGCGCCTGCGACTTCCTGCTCAAGCCCTTCGAACCCGAAGTGCTGCACGCCCATGTGCGCCGCTACGCCGCGGTGCCCGCCAACGACAGCGGCACCATCGCCGAAGACCCGCGCACCCGCGAACTGCTCGCGCTGGCCACCCGCGTGGCCGAGACCGACGCCACGGTGATGCTCTCCGGCGAATCCGGTACCGGCAAGGAAGTCTTCGCCCGCTACATCCACAACCACTCGCCGCGCAAGGCCAAGCCCTTTGTTGCCATCAACTGCGCCGCGATTCCCGACAACCTGCTCGAAGCCACCCTGTTCGGCCACGAAAAGGGTGCCTTCACCGGCGCCCACAGCGCCCAGGCCGGCAAGTTCGAACAAGCCGACGGCGGCACCTTGCTGCTCGACGAAATCTCCGAAATGCCGCTCAGCCTGCAAGCCAAGCTGCTGCGCGTGCTGCAGGAGCGCGAAGTCGAGCGTGTCGGCGGCAAAAAGCCCATCCCGCTCGATCTGCGTGTGCTGGCCACCAGCAACCGCGACATGGCCGCCGAAGTGGCCGCCGGCCGCTTCCGCGAAGATCTCTACTACCGGCTCAACGTCTTCCCCCTGGCCATCCCCGCCCTGCGCGAGCGCCCGGGCGACATCCTGCCCATGGCGCGCTACTTCCTCGCCCGGCAGGGCGAACGCATTGGCGCCCAGGCGGTGATCGACGACGGCGCCGCCGAGCTGATGCGCGCCCACCCCTGGCCGGGCAACGCCCGCGAACTCGACAACGCCATGCAGCGCGCCATGATTCTGGCCACCGGCGGCGTCATCCGCGCCGAGACCCTGCGCCTGTGCCTGGGCAGCGCCGCGCCGCGCCCGGCGGCAAGCCCTGCCGCCGAACCGGCAAATATTGCCGCCCCGGCGCCGTTGTCCACGCCTGCGGGCAGTGCCAACATGAAAGACCTCGAACGCGAGCACATCCTCGGCACCCTCAAGGCCGTGGGCGGTTCGCGCAAGAAAGCCGTTGAAAAGCTTGGGATTTCCGAGCGCACCCTGCGCTACAAATTGCAGCAGTACCGCGAAGAGGGGTACGCTGTTGACTGA
- a CDS encoding class I SAM-dependent methyltransferase, producing MEGKSMPERAIGDVVLAGAGTPDNPGASAPKPRSMDREAWNRRYATAAFLWTVEANRFLAAEVANLRPGRALDLATGEGRNAVWLAEQGWDVLAVDFAEAGLQKGRRLAAARGVVERIRYEAADLRAYLPEAQGFDLVALIYLQIPQAELVPILSRAARAVAPGGTFLLVAHDSANLAHGFGGPQDPEVLYTAAQVVAAVGDQLVIDKAQTVERTVETADGTRVAIDCLVRARRA from the coding sequence ATGGAAGGCAAATCAATGCCCGAACGGGCAATCGGCGATGTGGTCCTCGCAGGCGCCGGTACACCGGACAACCCTGGTGCGTCCGCTCCCAAGCCGCGATCGATGGATCGCGAGGCGTGGAACCGGCGCTATGCCACGGCGGCGTTTTTATGGACCGTGGAGGCCAACCGCTTTCTGGCCGCGGAGGTGGCGAACCTGAGGCCCGGGCGCGCGCTCGACCTGGCCACCGGCGAAGGACGCAACGCCGTGTGGCTGGCCGAGCAGGGGTGGGACGTGCTCGCCGTGGATTTTGCCGAGGCGGGCCTGCAGAAGGGCCGGCGGCTGGCGGCAGCACGCGGGGTGGTAGAACGCATTCGTTATGAGGCGGCCGACCTGCGCGCCTACCTGCCCGAGGCGCAAGGTTTCGATCTGGTCGCCCTGATCTACCTGCAGATTCCGCAGGCAGAGCTGGTGCCCATCCTGTCGCGCGCGGCCCGGGCGGTGGCGCCGGGCGGCACCTTCTTGCTGGTGGCGCACGACAGCGCCAACCTGGCCCATGGCTTTGGCGGGCCGCAGGATCCCGAGGTGTTGTACACCGCCGCGCAGGTGGTGGCCGCCGTGGGCGATCAACTCGTCATCGACAAGGCGCAGACCGTCGAGCGTACCGTCGAGACGGCCGATGGCACCCGGGTCGCCATCGACTGCCTCGTGCGCGCAAGGAGAGCATGA
- the aceF gene encoding dihydrolipoyllysine-residue acetyltransferase yields the protein MSRLIDVNVPDIGDYNDVPVIELLVQVGDTVAADDAIVTLESDKATMDVPSPQAGVVRELLVKVGDRVSEGSALARIEAADAAGATAPAEPAPAATPAPAAPPPAPAAAAPAPAAAVPPAAPEAVSAPPASGKRTHASPSVRHYAREHGVDLAGVSASGRNGRITREDVTAHIKAAMQGGAAPGKAAQAAPGTLLDLLPWPKVDFAKFGPIESQPLSRIKKISGANLSRNSVVIPHVTNFDEADITDLEAFRQQINTENAKNTEAAKLTLLAFLIKASVAALKKYPEFNASLDGDNLVLKQYYHIAFAADTPNGLVVPVIRDADKKGIYAIAAEAGALAKKARDGKLGPADMSGGCFTVSSLGGVGGTGFTPIINAPEVAILGVTRAQMKPVWDGKTFIPRLILPLCLSWDHRVIDGVMAARFLVYLQQILGDFRRIGLEHG from the coding sequence ATGAGCCGACTGATTGATGTGAACGTGCCGGACATCGGCGACTACAACGATGTGCCGGTCATCGAGCTGCTGGTGCAGGTCGGCGACACCGTCGCCGCCGACGACGCCATCGTCACGCTCGAATCCGACAAGGCCACCATGGACGTGCCCAGCCCGCAGGCCGGCGTGGTGCGCGAATTGCTGGTCAAGGTGGGCGACCGTGTGTCCGAAGGCAGCGCCCTGGCACGGATCGAAGCCGCCGATGCAGCCGGCGCCACCGCGCCCGCCGAGCCGGCCCCGGCCGCCACGCCCGCCCCTGCCGCACCGCCCCCCGCGCCTGCCGCAGCCGCCCCGGCGCCCGCCGCCGCGGTGCCCCCCGCCGCGCCCGAAGCCGTCTCCGCGCCGCCTGCCTCGGGCAAGCGCACCCACGCCAGCCCCTCGGTGCGCCACTATGCGCGCGAACACGGCGTCGATCTGGCCGGCGTGAGCGCCAGCGGACGCAACGGGCGCATCACCCGCGAGGATGTCACCGCGCACATCAAGGCCGCCATGCAAGGCGGCGCCGCGCCGGGCAAGGCCGCCCAGGCCGCACCGGGCACGCTGCTCGACCTCTTGCCCTGGCCCAAGGTCGATTTCGCCAAGTTCGGCCCGATCGAATCGCAGCCGCTGTCGCGCATCAAGAAGATCTCCGGCGCGAACCTGTCGCGCAACTCGGTGGTGATCCCGCATGTCACCAACTTCGACGAGGCCGACATCACCGATCTGGAAGCCTTCCGCCAGCAGATCAACACCGAAAACGCCAAGAATACGGAAGCCGCCAAGCTCACCCTGCTGGCCTTCCTGATCAAGGCCAGCGTCGCTGCGCTGAAGAAATACCCCGAGTTCAACGCCAGCCTCGACGGCGACAACCTGGTCCTCAAGCAGTACTACCACATCGCCTTCGCCGCCGACACGCCCAACGGGCTGGTGGTGCCGGTGATCCGCGATGCCGACAAAAAGGGCATCTACGCCATCGCCGCCGAAGCCGGCGCACTGGCCAAGAAAGCGCGCGACGGCAAACTCGGCCCGGCCGACATGAGCGGCGGCTGCTTCACCGTGTCCAGCCTCGGCGGCGTCGGCGGCACCGGCTTCACGCCGATCATCAACGCCCCCGAAGTGGCCATCCTCGGCGTCACCCGCGCGCAGATGAAACCGGTGTGGGACGGCAAGACCTTCATCCCCCGTCTGATCCTGCCGCTGTGCCTGAGCTGGGACCACCGCGTCATCGACGGCGTCATGGCCGCGCGCTTTCTGGTCTACCTGCAACAGATCCTCGGCGACTTCCGCCGCATCGGGCTGGAACACGGCTGA
- a CDS encoding sensor histidine kinase, producing the protein MTETAAPSLDAAQLAEAFALFNRASAELTDAYAGLQGQVGQLNERLSVLMGALPAGVLVLDRQGTVLQANRAAQDWLGEAIEGTAWAALSQRFVPTETPGELELGEGDDARRIAMSSTHLDSGEGSIVLMHDVTHTHKMQREAERNERLAAMGEMVAGLAHQLRTPLSAALLYTATLGKGQLPESERGRIADRAVERLRHLERLIRDMLLFARGDCLGREPVPVCALTEELAHTLEPIARQREIVFTHACECGTTRLMADRKALAGALTNLLENALQFTPAGGTVSLLATCDAEQVSFVVEDTGPGISPDQQQRLFEPFFTTRAEGTGLGLAIARGVARAHGGEIDLASRLGEGSRFRLVVPLTAGVTAEENPS; encoded by the coding sequence ATGACCGAGACCGCCGCGCCGTCGCTTGACGCCGCCCAGCTGGCCGAAGCCTTTGCCCTGTTCAACCGCGCCTCGGCCGAGTTGACCGATGCCTATGCCGGCCTGCAGGGGCAGGTCGGCCAGCTCAACGAGCGATTGTCGGTGCTGATGGGCGCCTTGCCGGCCGGTGTGCTGGTGCTCGACCGCCAGGGCACGGTGCTGCAGGCCAACCGTGCCGCGCAGGACTGGCTGGGCGAGGCCATCGAAGGCACCGCGTGGGCCGCCCTGAGCCAGCGCTTCGTGCCCACCGAGACCCCGGGCGAACTGGAACTTGGCGAGGGTGACGATGCGCGGCGCATCGCCATGTCGTCCACCCACCTCGATTCGGGCGAGGGCAGCATCGTGCTGATGCACGACGTCACCCACACCCACAAGATGCAGCGCGAGGCCGAGCGCAACGAGCGCCTCGCCGCTATGGGCGAGATGGTGGCCGGCCTGGCCCACCAGCTGCGCACGCCGCTGTCGGCCGCCTTGCTGTATACCGCCACGCTGGGCAAGGGCCAGCTGCCAGAGTCCGAGCGCGGCCGCATCGCTGACCGCGCCGTCGAGCGCCTGCGCCACCTCGAGCGCCTGATCCGCGACATGCTGCTGTTCGCCCGCGGCGACTGCCTCGGCCGCGAGCCGGTGCCGGTGTGTGCGCTCACCGAGGAGCTGGCCCACACGCTCGAACCCATCGCCCGCCAGCGCGAGATCGTCTTCACCCACGCCTGCGAGTGCGGCACCACCCGGCTGATGGCCGACCGCAAGGCGCTCGCCGGGGCGCTCACCAACCTGCTTGAAAACGCGCTGCAATTCACCCCCGCCGGTGGCACGGTCAGCCTGCTGGCGACCTGCGACGCCGAGCAGGTGAGCTTTGTCGTCGAAGACACCGGGCCCGGCATCTCGCCCGACCAGCAGCAACGCCTGTTTGAACCCTTCTTTACCACCCGCGCCGAAGGCACCGGCCTGGGCCTGGCCATCGCCCGCGGCGTGGCCCGCGCCCATGGCGGCGAGATCGATCTCGCCTCGCGCCTCGGCGAGGGCTCCCGTTTCCGCCTGGTGGTCCCGCTGACCGCCGGCGTCACCGCCGAAGAGAACCCCTCATGA